A window of Streptomyces gilvosporeus contains these coding sequences:
- a CDS encoding sirohydrochlorin chelatase — protein MTTPPALLIAGHGTRDEGGAETLRTLVRVLAARHPDVPVAGGFFGAADSPLPLADAVDELAGRGVTRLVAVPLLPAPTGAAGETLESALARAAGRHPGLDHTCGAELGPHPRLLEVLERRLDEALGGGVRRPEDRARTTVLLVARGASDPYANAEVVRAARLLWEGRGFAGVETAFLTQAAPDVPAGLDRCRALAPAAPVPGGVRRIVVLPYFFFPGGLLERLRMQTEGWAAVHPHTEVLGAGVLGTPPEVAEVVMERYRETVARGVPDGDRAAAEDARDADGTAQKEAGDGDGPQPDDADGDGQGGDDRGAQERDAHAGHR, from the coding sequence GTGACCACCCCTCCCGCATTGCTCATCGCCGGTCACGGCACCCGTGACGAAGGCGGGGCCGAGACCCTGCGCACGCTGGTGCGGGTGCTCGCCGCCCGCCATCCGGACGTGCCCGTCGCCGGCGGTTTCTTCGGCGCGGCCGACTCGCCGCTGCCGCTGGCCGACGCCGTCGACGAACTGGCCGGACGGGGCGTCACCCGTCTCGTCGCCGTACCGCTGCTGCCGGCCCCCACCGGTGCGGCCGGGGAGACCCTGGAATCCGCGCTGGCGCGGGCCGCCGGCCGCCACCCCGGCCTCGACCACACCTGCGGTGCGGAACTGGGCCCGCACCCCCGGCTGCTGGAGGTGCTGGAGCGGCGGCTGGACGAGGCGTTGGGCGGCGGGGTGCGGCGGCCCGAGGACCGGGCGCGGACGACAGTGCTGCTGGTGGCGCGCGGGGCGAGCGATCCGTATGCCAATGCCGAGGTGGTACGGGCCGCGCGGCTGCTGTGGGAGGGCCGCGGCTTCGCCGGTGTGGAGACCGCGTTCCTGACGCAGGCGGCGCCCGATGTGCCGGCCGGTCTCGACCGGTGCCGGGCGCTGGCCCCCGCGGCCCCGGTGCCGGGCGGCGTGCGCCGGATCGTGGTCCTGCCGTACTTCTTCTTTCCCGGCGGCCTGCTGGAGCGGCTGCGGATGCAGACCGAGGGGTGGGCGGCGGTGCACCCGCACACCGAAGTGCTGGGCGCCGGGGTGCTGGGCACTCCGCCCGAGGTCGCCGAGGTGGTCATGGAGCGCTACCGCGAGACGGTGGCGCGCGGCGTGCCGGACGGGGACCGGGCGGCGGCGGAGGACGCCCGGGACGCGGACGGCACGGCGCAGAAGGAGGCCGGCGACGGGGACGGGCCGCAGCCGGACGACGCCGACGGGGACGGGCAGGGCGGGGACGACCGGGGCGCACAGGAACGGGATGCGCATGCGGGCCATCGCTGA
- a CDS encoding cobalamin biosynthesis protein: protein MVVGVGAGRGVPVSEVLELIAAARAAAGCAHRPLAALATVAAKADEPGLVGAARRLGVPLWSYPAGALAAVEVPAPSGAAAAAVGTPSVAEAAALLAAGPGGQLLAGKRKSAPRGRPARATCALAVPGSNG from the coding sequence GTGGTCGTCGGGGTCGGTGCCGGGCGCGGGGTCCCGGTGTCCGAGGTCCTGGAGCTGATCGCGGCCGCCCGCGCGGCGGCGGGGTGTGCGCACCGCCCGCTGGCGGCGCTGGCGACGGTGGCGGCCAAGGCCGACGAGCCGGGGCTGGTCGGGGCGGCGCGGCGGCTGGGGGTGCCGCTGTGGTCGTATCCGGCCGGGGCGCTGGCCGCCGTCGAGGTTCCGGCGCCTTCCGGGGCCGCGGCGGCCGCCGTCGGGACGCCGAGCGTCGCCGAGGCGGCCGCGCTGCTGGCCGCCGGGCCGGGCGGGCAACTGCTCGCGGGCAAGCGGAAATCGGCGCCCCGGGGGCGCCCGGCGCGGGCGACCTGCGCACTCGCCGTACCGGGCAGTAACGGTTAA